Proteins co-encoded in one Chroicocephalus ridibundus chromosome 28, bChrRid1.1, whole genome shotgun sequence genomic window:
- the LOC134507865 gene encoding C-type lectin domain family 2 member B-like isoform X2 gives MGERNGFCCKDEDVEKFLSPSEGGASQHPAAPGDTRERTDGRVLGRCPTLHPVWAGVVVVLVALVLALIVAVAALSGRHGGDPAVPAALVLACPEDWVGYRNVCYYLSRAEGSWNWSQEQCSSHGASLAMPRREWEMEFLLRLKGNMDYWLGLRRRGERLQWVDGSSFNQRIPVKGHEPCLFLNDHDLMSASCSQVRPYLCSKPQDLMGTT, from the exons ATGGGGGAGAGGAACGGATTCTGCTGCAAGGATGAGGACGTGGAGAAGTTCTTGAGTCCCTCTGAGGGAGGAGCATCCCAGCACCCCGCCGCGCCTGGCGATACCCGTGAAAGGACGGATGGGAGAGTCCTGG GCAGGTGCCCCACGCTCCATCCAGTGTGGGCTGGTGTGGTGGTTGTACtggtggctctggtgctggcTCTGATCGTGGCTGTTGCTGCACTCTCAG gaagacatggaggggatccagctgtgcctgcGGCTCTGGTGCTGGCCTGTCCTGAGGACTGGGTTGGGTACCGCAATGTCTGCTACTACCTGTCGAGGGCTGAGGGCAGCTGGAATTGGAGCCAGGAGCAGTGCTCCTCACATGGGGCCTCGCTGGCCATGCCCcggagggagtgggagatg GAGTTCCTCTTGCGCCTCAAGGGCAACATGGATTACTGGCTTGGGCTGCGGAGACGGGGCGAGCGCCTGCAGTGGGTGGATGGCAGCAGCTTCAACCAGAG GATcccagtgaagggccatgaaCCTTGTCTGTTCTTGAATGACCATGATCTCATGAGTGCCAGCTGCTCCCAGGTCCGGCCCTATCTCTGCAGCAAGCCCCAAGATCTGATGGGAACCACATGA
- the LOC134507826 gene encoding butyrophilin subfamily 3 member A2-like translates to MGFPASPSGLLSYFLTLHVLRLGSAEFRVVGPDQPLLATVGQDVVLPCHLSPRADARSLEIRWIRYRFSETVHLYRNGEDLYGAQMEEYIGRTELVRDGLSNGTLDLRLTGVRPSDDGQYVCTVRDAASYGEATVDLEVAAMGSVPLLSLEAHQDGGIRVVCGSAGWYPQPQVLWKAANGQRLPSVSQRRSSDERGLFEIQDVVVVSGKGDGNLSCVVRNSRLEQEQASSLHISAPFFHNALHWMAALGSVLLLLVALFGVIAYLWRRKVGLSRTLEEQAAALEEQAALLGKQNAALEEKTARLEEQAARLEEEAARLGKRDVALGKRDTALEKRDAALGKRDAALGKREAALEEQLARLKEQAARLEERDAALEEQAARLGKRDTALEEQLGRLKERAARLEEQAARLEKQAALLEWRKFSAS, encoded by the exons ATGGggttccccgccagccccagcggCCTCCTGAGTTATTTCCTGACTCTGCACGTGCTCCGCCTGGGATCAG CTGAGTTCAGAGTGGTGGGACCAGACCAACCTCTCCTTGCCACCGTGGGGCAGGACGTCGTGCTGCCGTGTCACTTGTCCCCACGCGCGGACGCTCGGAGCTTGGAGATCAGGTGGATCCGGTACCGGTTCTCGGAAACGGTGCATCTCTACCGAAATGGAGAGGACCTGTATGGGGCACAGATGGAGGAATACATTGGAAGGACAGAGTTGGTCAGAGATGGTCTCTCCAATGGGACCCTGGACTTGCGACTCACTGGGGTGAGACCCTCTGATGATGGCCAGTACGTCTGCACTGTGAGAGATGCTGCCTCTTATGGAGAAGCTACAGTGGACCTGGAGGTGGCAG CCATGGGCTCcgtccctctcctctctctggagGCTCACCAGGACGGAGGCATCCGGGTGGTGTGTGGATCGGCCGGCTGGTACCCGCAACCGCAGGTGCTGTGGAAGGCTGCCAACGGGCAGCGTCTGCCCTCGGTCTCCCAGAGACGTTCCTCTGACGAGAGGGGCCTGTTTGAGATCCAAGATGTCGTCGTGGTGAGCGGGAAGGGCGATGGGAACTTGTCGTGCGTGGTGAGGAACAGCcgcctggagcaggagcaggcgtCGTCCCTGCACATCTCAG ctccCTTTTTCCACAATGCCCTTCACTGGATGGCAGCTCTGGGTAGTGTTCTCCTACTTTTAGTGGCATTATTTGGCGTCATCGCTTATCTCTGGCGAAGGAAAG tggggcTGTCCAGAACGCTGG aggaaCAAGCTGCAGCACTGG AGGAACAAGCTGCACTGTTGG ggAAACAAAACGCAGCACTGG aggaaaaaactGCACGGCTGG aggAACAAGCTGCACGGCTGG aggaAGAAGCTGCACGGTTGG ggaAACGAGACGTGGCACTGG ggAAACGAGACACAGCACTGG agaaacGAGACGCAGCACTGG ggaAACGAGACGCGGCACTGG gaaAACGAGAAGCAGCACTGG aggagCAACTTGCACGTCTGA AGGAACAAGCTGCACGGTTGG aggaaCGAGACGCAGCACTGG aggaacaagcTGCACGGCTGG ggAAACGAGACACAGCACTGG agGAACAACTTGGACGTCTGA aggAACGAGCTGCACGGCTGG AGGAACAAGCTGCACGGCTGG agaaacAAGCTGCGCTGTTGG AATGGAGAAAGTTTTCTGCTTCCTGA
- the LOC134507861 gene encoding C-type lectin domain family 2 member D-like isoform X2: protein MEVKTSLRIYSMSAMGEGNRSCSSEGNVEEPLSPQDRGKSPHAEMPRGTDERPRRGLVGRCPTLHPVWVVVLAVLVALVLALAVAVAALSGRHGGDPAVPAALVLACPEDWVGYRNVCYYLSRAEGSWEWSQEQCSSHGASLAMPRREWEMEFLLRLKGNMDYWLGLRRRGERLQWVDGSSFNQRIPVKGHEPCLFLNDHDLMSASCSQVRPYLCSKPQDLMGTT, encoded by the exons ATGGAGGTGAAGACGTCCCTGCGGATTTATTCCATG AGTGCCATGGGAGAAGGGAACAGATCCTGCTCCAGCGAGGGGAATGTGGAGGAGCCCCTGAGTCCCCAGGACAGAGGGAAATCCCCACACGCAGAGATGCCTCGGGGCACAGATGAAAGGCCACGCAGAGGACTTGTGG GCAGGTGCCCCACTCTCCATCCAGTGTGGGTCgtggtgctggctgtgctggtggctctggtgctggctctggccGTGGCTGTTGCTGCACTCTCAG gaagacatggaggggatccagctgtgcctgcGGCTCTGGTGCTGGCCTGTCCTGAGGACTGGGTTGGGTACCGCAATGTCTGCTACTACCTGTCGAGGGCTGAGGGCAGCTGGGAGTGGAGCCAGGAGCAGTGCTCCTCGCATGGGGCCTCGCTGGCCATGCCCcggagggagtgggagatg GAGTTCCTCTTGCGCCTCAAGGGCAACATGGATTACTGGCTTGGGCTGCGGAGACGGGGCGAGCGCCTGCAGTGGGTGGATGGCAGCAGCTTCAACCAGAG GATcccagtgaagggccatgaaCCTTGTCTGTTCTTGAATGACCATGATCTCATGAGTGCCAGCTGCTCCCAGGTCCGGCCCTATCTCTGCAGCAAGCCCCAAGATCTGATGGGAACCACATGA
- the LOC134507863 gene encoding LOW QUALITY PROTEIN: C-type lectin domain family 2 member B-like (The sequence of the model RefSeq protein was modified relative to this genomic sequence to represent the inferred CDS: deleted 2 bases in 1 codon): MAVAVPGEGVEKLQLSVCGRGVWGVPPVFPGQVVLGVVGLGGGQHCPHPEWLFPPPGRCPTLHPVWVVVLAVLVALVLALAVALAVRSAGRHGGDPAVPAAPMLACPEDWVGYRNVCYSFSRAEGSWEWSQEQCSLHGASLAMPRREWEMEFLLRLKGNMDYWLGLRRRGERLQWVDGSSFNQRFEVQGQGECAYLYDGAVASAGCSQSRLYICSKPQALG; the protein is encoded by the exons ATGGCAGttgctgtgcccggggagggggttgagaagctgcagctgagtgtgtgt ggtagaggggtctggggggtccctcctgtgttccctgggcaggttgtgctgggggtggtggggctgggagggggacagcacTGTCCTCACCCCGAGTGGCTCTTTCCCCCTCCAGGCAGGTGCCCCACGCTCCATCCAGTGTGGGTCgtggtgctggctgtgctggtggctctggtgctggctctggccGTGGCTCTTGCTGTACGCTCAG caggaagacatggaggggatccagctgtgcctgcGGCTCCAATGCTGGCCTGTCCTGAGGACTGGGTCGGGTACCGCAATGTCTGCTACTCCTTCTCGAGGGCTGAGGGCAGCTGGGAGTGGAGCCAGGAGCAGTGCTCCTTGCATGGGGCCTCGCTGGCTATGCCCcggagggagtgggagatg GAGTTCCTCTTGCGCCTCAAGGGCAACATGGATTACTGGCTTGGGCTGCGGAGACGGGGCGAGCGCCTGCAGTGGGTGGATGGCAGCAGCTTCAACCAGAG GTTTGAGGTGCAGGGCCAAGGAGAGTGTGCGTATTTGTACGACGGGGCTGTCGCgagtgcaggctgctcccagtcaCGGCTGTACATCTGCAGCAAGCCCCAAGCGCTGGGGTGA
- the LOC134507861 gene encoding C-type lectin domain family 2 member D-like isoform X1, which produces MEVKTSLRIYSMSAMGEGNRSCSSEGNVEEPLSPQDRGKSPHAEMPRGTDERPRRGLVGRCPTLHPVWVVVLAVLVALVLALAVAVAALSAGRHGGDPAVPAALVLACPEDWVGYRNVCYYLSRAEGSWEWSQEQCSSHGASLAMPRREWEMEFLLRLKGNMDYWLGLRRRGERLQWVDGSSFNQRIPVKGHEPCLFLNDHDLMSASCSQVRPYLCSKPQDLMGTT; this is translated from the exons ATGGAGGTGAAGACGTCCCTGCGGATTTATTCCATG AGTGCCATGGGAGAAGGGAACAGATCCTGCTCCAGCGAGGGGAATGTGGAGGAGCCCCTGAGTCCCCAGGACAGAGGGAAATCCCCACACGCAGAGATGCCTCGGGGCACAGATGAAAGGCCACGCAGAGGACTTGTGG GCAGGTGCCCCACTCTCCATCCAGTGTGGGTCgtggtgctggctgtgctggtggctctggtgctggctctggccGTGGCTGTTGCTGCACTCTCAG caggaagacatggaggggatccagctgtgcctgcGGCTCTGGTGCTGGCCTGTCCTGAGGACTGGGTTGGGTACCGCAATGTCTGCTACTACCTGTCGAGGGCTGAGGGCAGCTGGGAGTGGAGCCAGGAGCAGTGCTCCTCGCATGGGGCCTCGCTGGCCATGCCCcggagggagtgggagatg GAGTTCCTCTTGCGCCTCAAGGGCAACATGGATTACTGGCTTGGGCTGCGGAGACGGGGCGAGCGCCTGCAGTGGGTGGATGGCAGCAGCTTCAACCAGAG GATcccagtgaagggccatgaaCCTTGTCTGTTCTTGAATGACCATGATCTCATGAGTGCCAGCTGCTCCCAGGTCCGGCCCTATCTCTGCAGCAAGCCCCAAGATCTGATGGGAACCACATGA
- the LOC134507861 gene encoding C-type lectin domain family 2 member B-like isoform X3, with product MGEGNRSCSSEGNVEEPLSPQDRGKSPHAEMPRGTDERPRRGLVGKGGAAASFPAPRSCVPWSLRSPILCPSALPSPAGRHGGDPAVPAALVLACPEDWVGYRNVCYYLSRAEGSWEWSQEQCSSHGASLAMPRREWEMEFLLRLKGNMDYWLGLRRRGERLQWVDGSSFNQRIPVKGHEPCLFLNDHDLMSASCSQVRPYLCSKPQDLMGTT from the exons ATGGGAGAAGGGAACAGATCCTGCTCCAGCGAGGGGAATGTGGAGGAGCCCCTGAGTCCCCAGGACAGAGGGAAATCCCCACACGCAGAGATGCCTCGGGGCACAGATGAAAGGCCACGCAGAGGACTTGTGG GTAAGGGAGGagcggctgcctccttccctgccccgcggagctgtgtcccctggtccctgcgGAGCCCAatcctctgcccttctgcccttccctctccagcaggaagacatggaggggatccagctgtgcctgcGGCTCTGGTGCTGGCCTGTCCTGAGGACTGGGTTGGGTACCGCAATGTCTGCTACTACCTGTCGAGGGCTGAGGGCAGCTGGGAGTGGAGCCAGGAGCAGTGCTCCTCGCATGGGGCCTCGCTGGCCATGCCCcggagggagtgggagatg GAGTTCCTCTTGCGCCTCAAGGGCAACATGGATTACTGGCTTGGGCTGCGGAGACGGGGCGAGCGCCTGCAGTGGGTGGATGGCAGCAGCTTCAACCAGAG GATcccagtgaagggccatgaaCCTTGTCTGTTCTTGAATGACCATGATCTCATGAGTGCCAGCTGCTCCCAGGTCCGGCCCTATCTCTGCAGCAAGCCCCAAGATCTGATGGGAACCACATGA
- the LOC134507850 gene encoding early activation antigen CD69-like isoform X1 has protein sequence MFSGISQYGDNSCGGRTESRPGLKQVLPAVLIPWVQDTACSKQGAFTSQFPWGPGEKNGCCCNDGNKEKPLSPQDAGVSPHPEVPGDTHNMMYRGVLGKGGAAASFPAPRSCVPWSLRSPILCPSALPSPAGRHGGDPAVPAALVLACPDDWVGYRNVCYYLLRDEGSWEWSQEQCSSHGASLAMPRREGEMEFLWLLKGNMDYWLGLRRRGERLQWVDGSSFNQTFEVQGQGECAYLYDGAVASAGCSQSRPYICSKPQALM, from the exons ATGTTCTCTGGAATCTCCCAATATGGCGATAACAGCTGTGGTGGAAGAACTGAATCCAGGCCTGGCTTGAAACAGGTTTTGCCAGCAGTTCTGATACCTTGGGTGCAAGATACTGCTTGTTCTAAGCAAGGAGCTTTCACATCCCAGTTTCCCTGGGGCCCGGGGGAGAAGAATGGATGCTGCTGTAACGATGGGAACAAGGAGAAGCCCCTGAGTCCCCAGGACGCAGGAGTGTCCCCCCACCCAGAGGTGCCTGGCGATACCCACAATATGATGTACAGAGGAGTTCTGG GTAAGGGAGGagcggctgcctccttccctgccccgcggagctgtgtcccctggtccctgcgGAGCCCAatcctctgcccttctgcccttccctctccagcaggaagacatggaggggatccagctgtgcctgcGGCTCTGGTGCTGGCCTGTCCTGATGACTGGGTTGGGTACCGCAATGTCTGCTACTACCTGTTGAGGGACGAGGGCAGCTGGGAGTGGAGCCAGGAGCAGTGCTCCTCGCATGGGGCCTCGCTGGCCATGCCccggagggagggggagatg GAGTTCCTCTGGCTGTTGAAGGGCAACATGGATTACTGGCTTGGGCTGCGGAGACGGGGCGAGCGCCTGCAGTGGGTGGATGGCAGCAGCTTCAACCAGAC GTTTGAGGTGCAGGGCCAAGGAGAGTGTGCGTATTTGTACGACGGGGCTGTCGCgagtgcaggctgctcccagtcaCGGCCGTACATCTGCAGCAAGCCCCAAGCGCTGATGTGA
- the LOC134507865 gene encoding C-type lectin domain family 2 member B-like isoform X1: MGERNGFCCKDEDVEKFLSPSEGGASQHPAAPGDTRERTDGRVLGRCPTLHPVWAGVVVVLVALVLALIVAVAALSAGRHGGDPAVPAALVLACPEDWVGYRNVCYYLSRAEGSWNWSQEQCSSHGASLAMPRREWEMEFLLRLKGNMDYWLGLRRRGERLQWVDGSSFNQRIPVKGHEPCLFLNDHDLMSASCSQVRPYLCSKPQDLMGTT, from the exons ATGGGGGAGAGGAACGGATTCTGCTGCAAGGATGAGGACGTGGAGAAGTTCTTGAGTCCCTCTGAGGGAGGAGCATCCCAGCACCCCGCCGCGCCTGGCGATACCCGTGAAAGGACGGATGGGAGAGTCCTGG GCAGGTGCCCCACGCTCCATCCAGTGTGGGCTGGTGTGGTGGTTGTACtggtggctctggtgctggcTCTGATCGTGGCTGTTGCTGCACTCTCAG caggaagacatggaggggatccagctgtgcctgcGGCTCTGGTGCTGGCCTGTCCTGAGGACTGGGTTGGGTACCGCAATGTCTGCTACTACCTGTCGAGGGCTGAGGGCAGCTGGAATTGGAGCCAGGAGCAGTGCTCCTCACATGGGGCCTCGCTGGCCATGCCCcggagggagtgggagatg GAGTTCCTCTTGCGCCTCAAGGGCAACATGGATTACTGGCTTGGGCTGCGGAGACGGGGCGAGCGCCTGCAGTGGGTGGATGGCAGCAGCTTCAACCAGAG GATcccagtgaagggccatgaaCCTTGTCTGTTCTTGAATGACCATGATCTCATGAGTGCCAGCTGCTCCCAGGTCCGGCCCTATCTCTGCAGCAAGCCCCAAGATCTGATGGGAACCACATGA
- the LOC134507850 gene encoding C-type lectin domain family 2 member D-like isoform X2, producing MFSGISQYGDNSCGGRTESRPGLKQVLPAVLIPWVQDTACSKQGAFTSQFPWGPGEKNGCCCNDGNKEKPLSPQDAGVSPHPEVPGDTHNMMYRGVLGRCPTLPPVWAGVVVVLVVLVLALIVAVAALSAGRHGGDPAVPAALVLACPDDWVGYRNVCYYLLRDEGSWEWSQEQCSSHGASLAMPRREGEMEFLWLLKGNMDYWLGLRRRGERLQWVDGSSFNQTFEVQGQGECAYLYDGAVASAGCSQSRPYICSKPQALM from the exons ATGTTCTCTGGAATCTCCCAATATGGCGATAACAGCTGTGGTGGAAGAACTGAATCCAGGCCTGGCTTGAAACAGGTTTTGCCAGCAGTTCTGATACCTTGGGTGCAAGATACTGCTTGTTCTAAGCAAGGAGCTTTCACATCCCAGTTTCCCTGGGGCCCGGGGGAGAAGAATGGATGCTGCTGTAACGATGGGAACAAGGAGAAGCCCCTGAGTCCCCAGGACGCAGGAGTGTCCCCCCACCCAGAGGTGCCTGGCGATACCCACAATATGATGTACAGAGGAGTTCTGG GCAGGTGCCCCACGCTCCCTCCAGTGTGGGCTGGCGTGGTGGTTGTGCTGGTGGTTCTGGTGCTGGCTCTGATCGTGGCTGTTGCTGCACTCTCAG caggaagacatggaggggatccagctgtgcctgcGGCTCTGGTGCTGGCCTGTCCTGATGACTGGGTTGGGTACCGCAATGTCTGCTACTACCTGTTGAGGGACGAGGGCAGCTGGGAGTGGAGCCAGGAGCAGTGCTCCTCGCATGGGGCCTCGCTGGCCATGCCccggagggagggggagatg GAGTTCCTCTGGCTGTTGAAGGGCAACATGGATTACTGGCTTGGGCTGCGGAGACGGGGCGAGCGCCTGCAGTGGGTGGATGGCAGCAGCTTCAACCAGAC GTTTGAGGTGCAGGGCCAAGGAGAGTGTGCGTATTTGTACGACGGGGCTGTCGCgagtgcaggctgctcccagtcaCGGCCGTACATCTGCAGCAAGCCCCAAGCGCTGATGTGA